The DNA sequence TCGGCGTTGCCGACGCCGGATGGGCCAGACGCACAATCGGCGCGGCAAACACTTCCTCAAGCAACGCCGGCGTCATGACATCCGCAGGGGCGCCGAGCGCAGCTATTTTCCCTTTGTTCAGCACGAGCACCCGATCGCAATACAAGCTCGCCGCATTCATATCGTGGAAAACGGCGACGACCGTCAAGCCGCGGGCGTGCGCCGCTTCGGCGAGCCGGTCCAAAAGCCGGACTTGGCCGCTCACATCCATATGGTTCGTCGGCTCATCGAGCAAGAGCAGCTTGGGCTCTTGGGCGAGTGCGCGGGCCAAATAGGCGCGCTGCCGCTCGCCGCCGCTCAATCGTTCGAGCGGTTCATCGATTTTCCCCGTCAGGCCGACGGCCGCAAGCGCGTCTCGGAGGGCGGCTTCATCGTCCTCCGTCCACGTCGGAAAGAAGCCGCGCTGATGAGGATAGCGGCCGAGCGCCACCGTTTCCCTCACCGTATAGCCGGGCGCCGCCTCCGCTGTCTGCGGCAAGACGGCGGCCATCCGCGCCCATTGCTTCGCAGACAGCGCCGAGAGCTTTCGGCCATCGATGACGATCTCCCCGCTTGCCAGCGGCAGCTCTTTGCTGATGAGTTTGATCAAAGTCGTTTTCCCGCTTCCATTCGGCCCTAAGATGCCGAATATTTCGCCTTTTTCCACGGCAAACGTCACACCATCAAGCACTTGTTGCTGCCCGTATCGATGCGATACGGCCCGCACCTCGAGCATCGTCATCCCATCTTTCGTTTCGTTTTTCGGAAAAACAAGACGGCAAATAGCGGAGCGCCGATCAGCGACGTAATGACGCCGATCGGCAGTTCGCGCGGTTCAATGATCGTCCGCGCCGCCACATCGGCAAGCACAAGAAACGCACCGCCGTACAAGAGCGACAGCGGCAACAGCACCCGGTAGTTCGGCCCGCACACAAGCCGAACCATATGCGGAACGACAAGCCCGACAAAGCCGATCGTCCCTGACACCGACACCGCCGCGCCGGTGAGCAGCGCCGCTGCCGTCAAAATGATGACTTTTCGGCGCGTAACATCAACGCCGACATGAAGCGCCGCCTCCTCGCCAAAGGCAAACGCGTTCAACTCGCGGCTGTTGGCGATGAGCACTGCGGCCCCAACGAGAAAAAACGGCAGCAACAGCCCGCTGTATTTCCAGCCGCGCATCGCCACGCTCCCCATCAGCCATGAGATGATTTGCCGCAATTCTTCCCCGGTCAACGCGATCATGAGCGAAATGAACGCGCTGAAAAACGCGCCGAAGATAATGCCGGCTAAAATGATCGTCTCAACCGACATGCGCCGCTCCACAGTGCGAGTGAACGCCAAAACGGCGGCAAGCGTCGCCATGCCAAACAAGATGCTCACGACCGGCAGCGTGAACGTGCCAAAGAACGGCCATTGCCAGCCGAGAAAGATGACGAGCACCGCCCCGACCGACGCGCCGGACGAGACACCGAGCGTGTACGGATCGGCGAGCGCATTTTTTAACAGCCCTTGAAACGCGGACCCGGCCAGCGCCAATGACGCCCCGACCAAAAACGCAAGCACGACGCGCGGCAAGCGGATCGCCATCACGATCGGCACCCAATCAGCCGGAATGTGGCGAGGCAGCGCCGCTCCGAACCATTCAGCCGCCAAAATGCGGACAATAGAAGAAAAGGGAATCGACAGCGATCCTGTCGATACCCCTACGAGAAGCGATAACACGGCCGCGGTGACGGCCAATATATACATCCACATTTTACTTGAACACATCCGGGTAAATGGCTTTGGCAAGTTCCTCGACCCCTTCGACAAGGCGCGGACCCGGTCGGCTTACTAAGTCGGTGTTGACGTCATACACCCGCTTGTTTTTCACCGCCGGCACGTCTTTCCAAGCGGCGCGCGCCAACACTTGCTTCGCTCCGCCGTATGTCGTGATGATGACATCCGGCTTATAGGCCACGGCTTTTTCTTCCGTCACCATCGGCCAGCCTTCCAAGCTGCCGGCGACGTTTTTCGCCGAAATCACTTGAAGCATCTCATCCATAAACGTCCCTTTGCCGGCCGTATAAATTTGCGGCGGCGGCGACACTTCAATCCAGACATTGGCCTGTTTGTCCGCCGGGATTTGTTTCGCTTTTTCTTTGATTTTCGCAAGCTTCTCTTTCATCTCATCAATCACTTGCTTCGCTTTGTCTGTCGTCCCGGTCGCTTTGCCGA is a window from the Geobacillus stearothermophilus ATCC 12980 genome containing:
- a CDS encoding adenosylcobinamide amidohydrolase — translated: MTMLEVRAVSHRYGQQQVLDGVTFAVEKGEIFGILGPNGSGKTTLIKLISKELPLASGEIVIDGRKLSALSAKQWARMAAVLPQTAEAAPGYTVRETVALGRYPHQRGFFPTWTEDDEAALRDALAAVGLTGKIDEPLERLSGGERQRAYLARALAQEPKLLLLDEPTNHMDVSGQVRLLDRLAEAAHARGLTVVAVFHDMNAASLYCDRVLVLNKGKIAALGAPADVMTPALLEEVFAAPIVRLAHPASATPMFSFMPNKKQGESPVGGLRLSFLDDAAVLTAAAPLRVLSSALIGAGFQWATHFVNRQVGLDYDCSDAEGDMRRYLEQHGFPPERTVGMMTAVDVRDAVWLQKEGEAFSVAVMATAGVGNAVDAARACQHQPLAARPGTINMVVVIDGVLTEAAFVQAVMTATEAKAKALADRSVCDPETGTLATGTSTDSLAVAATQTGQVFAYAGTATELGRALGRLVYEATVEALGRWEKRRKRR
- a CDS encoding FecCD family ABC transporter permease, translating into MCSSKMWMYILAVTAAVLSLLVGVSTGSLSIPFSSIVRILAAEWFGAALPRHIPADWVPIVMAIRLPRVVLAFLVGASLALAGSAFQGLLKNALADPYTLGVSSGASVGAVLVIFLGWQWPFFGTFTLPVVSILFGMATLAAVLAFTRTVERRMSVETIILAGIIFGAFFSAFISLMIALTGEELRQIISWLMGSVAMRGWKYSGLLLPFFLVGAAVLIANSRELNAFAFGEEAALHVGVDVTRRKVIILTAAALLTGAAVSVSGTIGFVGLVVPHMVRLVCGPNYRVLLPLSLLYGGAFLVLADVAARTIIEPRELPIGVITSLIGAPLFAVLFFRKTKRKMG